A genome region from Polyodon spathula isolate WHYD16114869_AA chromosome 19, ASM1765450v1, whole genome shotgun sequence includes the following:
- the LOC121294840 gene encoding deoxyuridine 5'-triphosphate nucleotidohydrolase, mitochondrial-like isoform X1, giving the protein MALVCKHLYLCRDFFLNCHIFKSPLLRSKTFLHQYCSKMKMPRGNGKCKEITGTSPAKRLKGMHPEGTMLLKFARLSEHATSPTRGSTKAAGYDLYSAYDYVIPALDKAIVKTDIQIALPSGYYGRVAPRSGLAAKYFIDVGAGVVDEDYRGNVGVVLFNFSKESFEVKKGDRVAQLICEKICYPELHGM; this is encoded by the exons ATGGCTCTTGTCTGTAAACATCTTTACCTCTGTAGAGATTTTTTCCTAAACTGTCATATATTTAAATCACCATTACTTCGGAGCAAAACATTTCTACATCAATATTGTTCGAAAATGAAAATGCCCAGAGGGAACGGGAAATGCAAAG AAATTACCGGCACCTCGCCTGCAAAAAGGCTGAAGGGAATGCATCCTGAGGGGACAATGCTGTTGAAATTTGCCAGACTTTCTGAGCATGCTACCTCTCCAACAAGAGGGTCTACAAAAGCGGCAGGCTATGATTTGTACAG TGCTTACGACTATGTAATTCCCGCTCTGGATAAAGCCATCGTGAAAACTGACATTCAGATCGCTCTCCCTTCTGGTTACTACGGAAGAGTAG ctcCAAGGTCTGGATTAGCAGCAAAATATTTTATAGACGTTGgag CTGGTGTTGTTGATGAAGATTACAGAGGAAATGTTGGTGTTGTGCTCTTCAACTTCAGTAAAGAAAGTTTTGAAG TTAAAAAGGGTGACAGAGTAGCACAACTAATATGTGAAAAGATTTGCTACCCAGAGCTTCATGGAATGTGA
- the LOC121294840 gene encoding deoxyuridine 5'-triphosphate nucleotidohydrolase, mitochondrial-like isoform X2: MPCSRVTEITGTSPAKRLKGMHPEGTMLLKFARLSEHATSPTRGSTKAAGYDLYSAYDYVIPALDKAIVKTDIQIALPSGYYGRVAPRSGLAAKYFIDVGAGVVDEDYRGNVGVVLFNFSKESFEVKKGDRVAQLICEKICYPELHGM; this comes from the exons atgcccTGCTCTCGAGTAACAGAAATTACCGGCACCTCGCCTGCAAAAAGGCTGAAGGGAATGCATCCTGAGGGGACAATGCTGTTGAAATTTGCCAGACTTTCTGAGCATGCTACCTCTCCAACAAGAGGGTCTACAAAAGCGGCAGGCTATGATTTGTACAG TGCTTACGACTATGTAATTCCCGCTCTGGATAAAGCCATCGTGAAAACTGACATTCAGATCGCTCTCCCTTCTGGTTACTACGGAAGAGTAG ctcCAAGGTCTGGATTAGCAGCAAAATATTTTATAGACGTTGgag CTGGTGTTGTTGATGAAGATTACAGAGGAAATGTTGGTGTTGTGCTCTTCAACTTCAGTAAAGAAAGTTTTGAAG TTAAAAAGGGTGACAGAGTAGCACAACTAATATGTGAAAAGATTTGCTACCCAGAGCTTCATGGAATGTGA